The Glycine max cultivar Williams 82 chromosome 12, Glycine_max_v4.0, whole genome shotgun sequence genome window below encodes:
- the LOC100804712 gene encoding vascular-related unknown protein 1: MDHSLNCSSRGRAVPGCKNQSGSDEESGWTSYLEDFSKGIEPSYCSSLDGSSLLSDAASCAAWKFSHQNFKVSTAPNLPKKLSFKKARAKQISEDDPLEDTASSPVNSPKVRDLNPAEMSSRKVDDQLEASLGKEFITSSEHYSDLKMDDNEHELKFNGKNIDCTDLKKRGLCLVPLSLLVNYLG; the protein is encoded by the exons ATGGATCATTCTCTGAATTGTTCATCTAGAGGCAGGGCAGTACCTGGCTGCAAAAACCAAAGTGGTTCTGATGAGGAAAGTGGATGGACATCTTACTTAGAAGATTTCTCAAAAGGCATAGAGCCAAGCTATTGTTCCAGTTTGGATGGCTCCTCTTTGCTCTCAGATGCTGCTTCTTGTGCTGCATGGAAATTTTCTCATCAGAATTTTAAGGTCAGCACTGCCCCAAATCTACCCAAAAAACTAAGCTTCAAGAAAGCAAGAGCCAAACAGATATCAGAGGATGACCCTTTGGAAGACACTGCTAGCTCTCCAGTCAATAGCCCCAAG GTGAGAGACTTGAATCCAGCTGAAATGAGTTCTAGGAAGGTTGATGATCAACTAGAAGCTTCTCTG GGTAAGGAATTCATCACATCATCAGAACATTATTCGGATTTGAAGATGGATGATAATGAGCATGAATTAAAATTCAATGGAAAGAACATTGATTGCACAGACTTAAAGAAAAGGGGGCTATGCCTGGTTCCTTTGTCTTTGTTGGTTAATTATTTGGGGTGA
- the LOC106795260 gene encoding uncharacterized protein codes for MTLKSPKVIWDYLKEEYARDDRIRSMQVLNLRREFELQMMKESETIKEYSNKLLGIANKIKLLGSDFADSRIVEKILVTVPERYEASIASLEKTKDLSKITLAEVLHALQAQEQRRLMRQDRVVEGALPAKHHEVDESKKDFFQKESTNKQRK; via the coding sequence ATGACTCTTAAATCACCCAAAGTAATTTGGGATTATCTGAAAGAGGAATACGCTAGAGATGATAGGATACGAAGCATGCAAGTGCTGAATTTAAGGAGGGAATTTGAGCTTCAAATGATGAAAGAGTCAgagacaatcaaagaatactcaAACAAATTGTTGGGTATTGCCAACAAGATAAAGTTGTTGGGAAGTGATTTTGCTGATTCAAGAATTGTAGAGAAAATTTTGGTAACGGTGCCGGAGAGGTATGAAGCATCTATAGCTTCATTGGAGAAAACAAAGGATCTGTCGAAAATCACATTGGCAGAAGTGCTACATGCCCTGCAAGCTCAAGAGCAGCGAAGGTTGATGAGGCAAGATCGTGTTGTCGAAGGTGCTTTGCCCGCCAAACATCATGAAGTTGATGAAagcaaaaaggatttttttcaaaaagaatcaaCCAACAAGCAGCGAAAATag